One Channa argus isolate prfri chromosome 17, Channa argus male v1.0, whole genome shotgun sequence genomic window, ACCAGAATCAAACAaatgaccttctagctgtgagatcGTTTATAACTGGACTGACTCCAgttcaacacaaacatttacagaaacagaaatgataCCTGTATGGATGGAGAGCCTAAAAGATGAACTCTTCTGTTTGTGTTATCCACCATGGATGTGAACTTTGGATCATTGTATTCAAATCTGCTGCCATAGACAATGGAGCAGATGATGTTGGAGACTGAATAGTTCACTGACTGGGTTGTGTCGAAGGGTTCTCCTACAGTAtaggagaaaagaaaatttaaaagagcagatttttttttgtgaacatcccAAATGTAGCTATTTTAAGAGTTTtacctttgaagtttttaaacaCTTCTACAAGGTAGCCACACTCTTCAATGATTTTGTCCTCACAAGCCTTCCTTCCCATCCCAAAGTCTCTCAGGTTTGTCATAGTAAAGCGTCTCATGTCTCTCCAGGAATCACCATTGGACCATATTATACCtgagttgatttaaaaataaatacagtaaacacagaaatatCTGCAACTGTACgtatctgttttaaatgttcttatattatatttttatacagcaTACAATACCATAAacacctaaaacaaaaaaagacctaACATTTCTTACCATGGCCCTGATTATCTTCCTGTGCAATTGGTATTGGATGTCTTTCTCCAAACTCATCAGCACAGTTATTAAGTGCCTCCTTCACTGTCTTGTATCCTGCAAGGACCACCACTTTTTGGGGTCCAAGATAGACAGTGAAGACCGATCCATATTTCTTGGAAAGCTGAaaacaagtacatttttataattttttctttgtaaaacgAACATGAGAAAGCAAACATTGATATACAGAACAGTGCTGGTAGGTACTGCATGGCCATTTCTCACTGGAGCACAGACACAACTAATTACCCTGTTAGAAAAGTACTTCACTGTATGTTGGTTACTTCCACACCTTCAGTAATGTGATGTAGGGTCTTTTTAGgtccagctgcagcagattCCCGAGCACAGGAATAGGTCTGGGTCCTGGAGGTTCCTCCCCTTCTCCCTGAGAGCTGAACCTGGTAGAAGAAACAAAGTACACCAGCAGCAGGACCACCAGAGCCCCCAGTAAGGGGACAGAACTAGACTGAAGAAAAAGATCCAGTATCCCCATGACTTTGAAGCAAATTGTGTTTGAATGTTGGTTGtagatgaagaaagaaaataaaaccccaaaaaaacccAATCCTTTTTGTGTACGTGCACTGGTACAGTGAGAGTGGTACAATAGTacatctgctaaaaaaaaaatgatagcTTGTGTCCAAGGGGGACGGACAAAATCTGGTAAAGTTCAATCACAGTACATACTTGCTGGTCAGTGGTCTTTGTACTTTAACTGTTAATATGTTGTCTCAGCTTAAACTTTGTCTTCTGAGTTTCAGGTTTCACAATATCCTTTTGTTTTATCTATAATCTTTACTAACCACAGTATAGATTTTCTATATTACTCCTATTCTTGCTGTTCAACAAAGTGCATATTGTGTTAAAGATGCTTCAGCTCAGTTGAGGGTAAATAAATGAGTCCAGATGTGACCCAGGCACTGCTCTGAAAAATAGATTTGTCTGGCAACAAATCTGACTGTGGTGCTGAATATTTGCTGTAAGGAGTAAGTAGGTGGCCAGAATGATAAGCTGGTTCTCTTGATAGGAGCCGGAGCCAAATGGAATTATCCCGTGAGTTATTGTCACCCTGTGGTACAAAGCACACAAAGGAACTATTGGTctgacagtcttttttttttaaatcctctgaACAATTAGAGATTATACGTTTGTGTAAACTGACCAATCAGTAGTGTTGCTTCCCAATAGGAAGTGTTAGATGTTTATGATAGACAGTTACAATGATTCTGAATCCAGACCCTTCATAGGCCAGATCTGAAttattaacaacaataacaataaatgtgaaaataaattagatGTTCCAgtagttttgcttttattgtgacaGATTTGACACCATAGTACACTAATGTCAACAATGCAGCATGTGTTTGGGTTATGTGGTTTGGCCTAATAATAAACCAATGAAGCATTTTGATGTAGCAGACAAAGATAAACATCAACAGATGAGGCAAAAAACGTAGCCTATGTTCGATTTCCATATGAGATATGAGCACACATTTCTATCTACTCTATAAATGAATAACTGAGCTGAATTTCTCACATTATCACATTAAGGAGACTGCACACAATTTATGGGGTGAGGGGCTCAGGGTAAAGCCAACATATGGAGTCAGATCCAGGTCATCCTCTGAAACTCCAGGTGGAGGAGTGAAACGGAAGCGCTGCAGCAGGgtggtgaagaagatgaagagctCCATCCTGGCCAGACTCTCTCCAGGACAAATCCTGCGACCTGCAGGATAGaaccaaagaaaacaatcacatcatctgcaaataaGTGGACTGTACAACAACACTAGTGGTTGAGACTCTCTCTGAGACAAATAGTTTGTGTGAGGAGAATAATCATCATTAgtgaatgaaacattaaaaagaagcaAAGCCAGAGCTCACAGACCtgcagaaaaaggcataaagGCATCTCTTTTAAGAAACTTCCCATCTTTGTCCAGGAAGTGGGCTGGATGGAAGCTGTATGGTTTCTCCCACTCACTCTCATCATACAGGACAGACGTCAAGAGAGGATACACTATGGTCCCCTGAAGACAATATAGTAACAAACAACATTCTTTTAGACAAGCAATGAAATTaatctgaaataacaaaaactcaataacaaatacattttgtaacatttaaccactcttacaaaaatgcaaaaaatatcaATGATTAGTTCAGTCAAGGACGTTGGTTAGTTTGATATCAtagtaacattttcattttttgggTCTGATCTTTTAGCTGTGAAGTCTGACCTTCTTAATGAAAAAACCCTGAAACATGACGTCTTGGCTGGTTCTGTGAGGCCCCGACATGGGGTTGACGTTTGCCAGTCTCTGTGTCTCATGGATGATTGCATCAGTGAAGTGCAGGTTCTTCCTGTCGTCGACCTGCACCTGACGACTCCCTATCACCCTGCTGATCTCCTCCTGGACCTGGTCTGAGAGATCATACAGGAATACAATTATCATAAAACAATAAGCATTTATTCATCAACcaattttaatcttttctctAGTTTATAATacaaacagttaaaatgttttattaatttaatgaaattaaatgtttgaggCTTTTGATAGTTCCCATGACGGAGgcagcagctcagttggtaaagtggcCGCGTATTCACTGTAGGGTCAGTGATTCGAGCCTCGACTTCTTGTGGCCACACGTCAAAATGTTTGGTGAAAACATTATGGAATTATCATGAAGGTTTAtacaaacattcattttgtaGATTTTGACTTTTAATGCCAATGTGCTTAAAACAGATGTTAACATGGTAAAGGTAGATTTAACCAGTTGGTTTTACCCTGCATTTTTGGATACTTGGCCATTAGCAGAAGTCCCCATCTGAGTGTAGTTGAAGTTGTTTCAGTCCCAGCAATAAACAGATTCTGGACTGTCATCATGAGGTTTTCATCATGGAAGTGACTGTTAGTATTTCCGGAGTCCTGCAGACGGATTGGTTGTTTAGGTAAACCTGTTCAAAAACTGTGATGATAGATACAGTTATGTGCAAATGGTAGTGTCCCCTCTTGAAAGACAAATATAACCTCACATGAACTTCAAAATGCGGCGTTTTTCACAGTACCATTATTTTTTTGACACAATGAAGTACAGTGTTCATGGAATAATGAACAAGGAAGGGAATCTCATGGAAGCAGTAAGGGGGTACTTAGTGTTGTTACTTAGTGTCTGAACTTCTCTACAGGTCACTAAGCACATCAGTGATACAGTAtaagaaatgcttttaaatttattaGAGAATTTGGAATCATCTggattttaaactaaaacactGTTGGATAATTTAATCTTAAATCCAAATCTGAAAGACAACATTGTCCAAGTgggatttaaatgtttcaaatccaaattagaaacaaaattaaccatattatttaattaaatgacatgTTTCCAAACCTCCAAACTTTGCTTTCGGACCAGGAAGGCATCCACTAAGCCTCTGCACATATGTGGATCAAGGGTCTCCTTCAAACGCCTGAAAATCACTGTGTTCTCTAATTTAAAAGACGTGGTGATCTTTTGAATTTCTCTTCTGTTAGCAACACACATGCCAATCCATGGGAACAGGTTGtacatctgttaaaaaaaagtttataatcaataaataaaattaaataaaaatgttcagtcCCTGTATTAGAATACAACtagcaaatacagtaaatatgttcACAATATTAAAGAACTTTTATAGGCTAAAATGACCGTGGCAAAGCCAGAGGGTCGTCACAGTGGATGTTCCACTCATTTAGCCTTTATCTGGattgtgatagaaattttcctTCTTGGAAGAATTATTatagaactcagcgtgatgaaccatctcagtttaatacatgccagcatggagaagaacacatggatgttgttgtcttcttctgacttgtagctctcaaacccaagaaaggaaccaccctcacaaaacatgactaaTGAAACCAGGTGCatacagtcatcactcttgtccctatctaggttatctgaagacgtcagttgagaagcaataaaacccttttgaccccaggactcactatctactacattgctttgggccttgtaacaacaaagtgcctgctgCAATCTcaaacattcctccaaacacgacccAGCCTATGATCTCTTCAAAGCCCATCTTGGTTGATTGTTtactaattatctaaccatatgactacatttactctattcccccacaTTATCACCTCTCCTGTCAAAGGTTACTGACTTTTACATGCACCAGTGAACCTAACACATGTGTTTGGACCGTGAAAGGAAACTGGAGGTGACCCACGCAAGcacatggagaacatgcaaactccacacagacagaccacaaCTAGCCAGACCAGAATCAAACCAATGACCTTCTATTTGCGAGATCCTTTATAACTGGACTGACTCCAGTtcatcacaaacatttacagaaacagaaatgataCCTGTATGGATAGGGAGCCTAAAAGTTTAATTCTTCTGTTTGTGTTATCCACCATGGATGTGAACTTTGGATCATTGTATTCAAATCTGCTGCCATAGACAATAGAGCAGATGATGTTGGAGACTGAACAGTTCACTGACTGGGTTGTGTCGAAGGGTTCTCCTACAGTATaggacaaaagaaaatttaaaagagcagatttttttttatgaacatCCCAAATGTAGCTATTTTAAGAGTTTtacctttgaagtttttaaacaCTTCTACAAGGTAGCCACACTCTTCAATGATTTTGTCCTCACAAGCCTTCCTTCCCATCCCAAAGTCTCTCAGGTTTGTCATAGTAAAGCGTCTCATGTCTCTCCAGGAATCACCATTGGACCATATTATACCtgagttgatttaaaaataaatacagtaagcaCAGAAATATCTGCAACTGTACgtatctgttttaaatgttcttatattatatttttatacagtatacaatACCATAAACACCTAAGACAAAAAAAGACCTAACATTTCTTACCATGGCCTTGATTATCTTCCTGTGCAATTAGTATTGGATGTCTTTCTCCAAACTCATCAGCACAGTTCATAAGTGCCTCCTTCACTGTCTTGTATCCTGCAAGGACCACCACTTTCTGGGGTCCAAGATAGACAGTGAAGACCGATCCATATTTCTTGGAAAGCTGAaaacaagtacatttttataattttttctttgtaaaacgAACATGAGGAAGCAAACATTGATATACAGAACAGTGCTGGTAGGTACTGCATGGCCATTTCTCACTGGAGCACAGACACAACTAATTACCCTGTTAGAAGAGTACTTCACTGTATGTTGGTTACTTCCACACCTTCAGTAATGTGATGTAGGGTCTTTTTAGgtccagctgcagcagattCCCGAGCACAGGAATAGGTCTGGGTCCTGGAGGTTCCTTCCCTTCTCCCTGAGAGCTGAACCTGGTAGAAGAAACAAAGTACACCAGCAGCAGAACCACCAGAGCCCCCAGTAAGGGGACAGAACTAGACTGAAGAAAAAGATCCAGTATCCCCATGACTTTGAAGCAAATTGTGTTTGAATGTTGGTTGtagatgaagaaataaaaaaaccccaaaaacaaTCCTTTTTGTGTACGTGCACTGGTACAGTGAGAGTGTTGCAATAGTACATCTGTTCATATATCATGGCTTGTGTCCAAGGGGGACGGACTTAATATGGtaatgttcacaaacacacacagtaaatactAGCTGCTCAGTTGTGTCACACTAACAGAgtgtatgtatttaaatttataatTAGGACCCAAAAGAGGAGACGGCGAGGGGAGGTTTGAAGGTCAACAAgggttcataaaaaaaaaaaaaggcaaacaactgaaaatcactggGAGGACTGGAAAACACACGCAGTAATaactaaacaaagaaaaacagaacatgaacttaaacacGCTAGAGAGAAGATAAAGTGAACTATAACTGTGCTGGGGAAGTAAGGGAACTAACTAAGTCACTAATGGGGagcaaacagggaaaaacaaacgAACACACTAAGCAAAAAACGCAGGCTGACAGAATGGGACTAATAAATacccaaacacaaaaccagGACCAAACCAATAACAAAAGACTGAACCTAAAAGGGGAGACAGTCCAAACATGGGGGTCAGAAAAATATCCAGTGTCCCCAAGACTTTGAAACAAATTGTCCTTCAATGTTGGTAGTAgactaagaaaaaaacatccctatgtgtgtgtgtacagtggaAGAGTGAGCACATTGTAATTTAACATATGACAATAAATCAGATTGTCCAAGGGGGACGGACAAAATCTGGTAAAGTTCAATCACAGTACATACTTGCTGGTCAATGGTCTTTGTACTTTAACTGTTAATATGTTGTCTCAGCTTAAACTTTGTCTTCTGAGTTTCAGGTTTCACAATATCCTTTTGTTTTATCTATAATCTTTACTAACCACAGTATAGATTTTCTATATTACTCCTATTCTTGCTGTTCAACAAAGTGCATATTGTGTTAAAGATGCTTCAGCTCAGTTGAGGGTAAATAAATGAGTCCAGATGTGACCCAGGCACTGCTCTGAAAAATAGATTTGTCTGGCAACAAATCTGACTGTGGTGCTGAATATTTGCTGTAAGGAGTAAGTAGGTGGCCAGAATGATAAGCTGGTTCTCTTGATAGGAGCCGGAGCCAAATGGAATTATCCCGTGAGTTATTGTCACCCTGTGGTACAAAGCACACAAAGGAACTATTGGTctgacagtcttttttttttaaatccactgaACAATTAGAGATTATACGTTTGTGTAAACTGACCAATCAGTAGTGTTGCTTCCCAATAGGAAGTGTTAGATGTTTATGATAGACAGTTACAATGATTCTGAATCCAGACCCTTCATAGGCCAGATCTGAAttattaacaacaataacaataaatgtgaaaataaattagatGTTCCAgtaattttgcttttattgggACAGATTTGACAACAAACGAACAAACTAAGCCAAAAACGCAGGCTGACAGAAGGGGACTaataaaaacccaaacacaaaaccagGACCAATCAAGCCGGGATAACAAAAGACTGAACCTAAATACTGAAgcagaaggaaacaaaaaggaacCCAAAGCTCAGACCATAA contains:
- the LOC137102718 gene encoding cytochrome P450 2K1-like isoform X2 — translated: MGILDLFLQSSSVPLLGALVVLLLVYFVSSTRFSSQGEGKEPPGPRPIPVLGNLLQLDLKRPYITLLKLSKKYGSVFTVYLGPQKVVVLAGYKTVKEALMNCADEFGERHPILIAQEDNQGHGIIWSNGDSWRDMRRFTMTNLRDFGMGRKACEDKIIEECGYLVEVFKNFKGEPFDTTQSVNCSVSNIICSIVYGSRFEYNDPKFTSMVDNTNRRIKLLGSLSIQMYNLFPWIGMCVANRREIQKITTSFKLENTVIFRRLKETLDPHMCRGLVDAFLVRKQSLEDSGNTNSHFHDENLMMTVQNLFIAGTETTSTTLRWGLLLMAKYPKMQDQVQEEISRVIGSRQVQVDDRKNLHFTDAIIHETQRLANVNPMSGPHRTSQDVMFQGFFIKKGTIVYPLLTSVLYDESEWEKPYSFHPAHFLDKDGKFLKRDAFMPFSAGRRICPGESLARMELFIFFTTLLQRFRFTPPPGVSEDDLDLTPYVGFTLSPSPHKLCAVSLM
- the LOC137102718 gene encoding cytochrome P450 2K4-like isoform X1 — its product is MNCADEFGERHPILIAQEDNQGHGIIWSNGDSWRDMRRFTMTNLRDFGMGRKACEDKIIEECGYLVEVFKNFKGEPFDTTQSVNCSVSNIICSIVYGSRFEYNDPKFTSMVDNTNRRIKLLGSLSIQMYNLFPWIGMCVANRREIQKITTSFKLENTVIFRRLKETLDPHMCRGLVDAFLVRKQSLEDSGNTNSHFHDENLMMTVQNLFIAGTETTSTTLRWGLLLMAKYPKMQDQVQEEISRVIGSRQVQVDDRKNLHFTDAIIHETQRLANVNPMSGPHRTSQDVMFQGFFIKKGTIVYPLLTSVLYDESEWEKPYSFHPAHFLDKDGKFLKRDAFMPFSAGRRICPGESLARMELFIFFTTLLQRFRFTPPPGVSEDDLDLTPYVGFTLSPSPHKLCAVSLM